A window from Mesorhizobium sp. WSM2240 encodes these proteins:
- a CDS encoding gene transfer agent family protein, producing the protein MNRHGAIDLDWGDGTYCFRLGLAQIEELEARRDLGIFQLAHRLRPDVRQARSSDIVETIRLGLIGGGMLPVDALAKVRKYVDERPLDENRDTAYAIVLAGLARVHSKELEQPSGEAPAAETSASTSPPSTEALP; encoded by the coding sequence ATGAACCGGCATGGCGCGATCGATCTGGACTGGGGCGACGGAACATACTGCTTTCGCCTCGGACTGGCTCAAATCGAGGAGCTGGAGGCCAGGCGCGACCTCGGCATATTCCAGCTTGCGCATCGTCTGCGGCCCGATGTCCGCCAGGCTCGCTCCTCGGATATCGTCGAGACGATCCGCCTCGGCCTGATCGGCGGCGGAATGCTGCCCGTCGACGCACTGGCGAAGGTCCGGAAGTATGTCGACGAGCGTCCGCTCGACGAAAATCGGGACACGGCCTACGCGATCGTGCTTGCCGGGCTAGCCAGGGTCCACTCGAAAGAGCTGGAGCAGCCATCGGGGGAAGCTCCGGCGGCGGAGACGAGCGCATCGACTTCGCCGCCCTCTACGGAAGCGCTGCCCTGA
- a CDS encoding tape measure protein — translation MAIEVERMIATLEANFSKYDRALNKALGNTNSTFSRIEKRGKALETRLAGIGSTFARSFAAGFAGAVSIRGAQQLIDAATRMENALKVAGLSGDELTRVYDRLFESATKNAAPIESLVTLYGRAALVQKELGVSTEELLGFTNNVALALRVAGSDAQSASGALLQLSQALGSGVVRADEFNSILEGAPTIAQAAAAGLEEAGGSVARLRQLVVDGAVSSEAFFRAFEAGAPILEQKVAGSVLTIDQRLVNLQNSLIDAAGRFNESTAAAETFGTAIDNTAAFVNSINFDSLIAQISAVIAQMGAGIDAANAFASAIGRITGLENIGAAITGGTGYKEFLGGALTVTSSKGIENRINDAFAGEIQKAGKLTEEAIRNSVLGEGGAATTNKTGRLPEAPYVTPVSLSDFAPPVAKGGGSGGGGGKSAAAAKRREEAAALREAAKAAKELERAEREAERAAQDMGSAIGDAVGGIISALSDGKLEAKELLGIVAQIATQLLSMNGGGGFAGGFLSSILGSVFHEGGVVGSGGSKRSVHPATFAGAPRYHSGGVAGLRPGEVPAILQRGEIVIPKGRAQAQSAGQSIMIHAPINAPGADAAALARVERSVKELGKNIPKMVDTRTDTRKIRKVRA, via the coding sequence ATGGCGATCGAAGTTGAACGCATGATCGCCACGCTCGAGGCGAACTTCAGCAAATATGACAGGGCGCTCAACAAGGCGCTGGGCAACACCAACTCGACCTTCAGCAGGATCGAAAAGCGCGGTAAGGCGCTCGAGACGCGGCTGGCGGGAATCGGTTCCACCTTCGCCCGCTCGTTTGCTGCTGGGTTTGCAGGAGCGGTGTCCATCCGTGGCGCGCAGCAGCTGATCGACGCGGCGACGCGGATGGAGAATGCGTTGAAGGTCGCCGGCTTGTCCGGCGATGAACTGACGCGGGTCTACGATCGGCTGTTCGAAAGCGCGACGAAGAATGCCGCGCCGATCGAGAGCCTGGTGACGCTCTACGGCCGCGCTGCGCTGGTCCAGAAGGAACTCGGCGTCTCGACGGAGGAATTGCTCGGCTTCACGAACAATGTCGCCTTGGCATTGCGGGTTGCCGGTTCCGATGCGCAGTCGGCATCGGGCGCACTTCTGCAGCTGTCGCAGGCCCTCGGCTCAGGTGTGGTTCGGGCGGACGAATTCAATTCGATCCTGGAGGGCGCGCCGACCATCGCTCAGGCGGCCGCAGCCGGCCTTGAAGAGGCTGGCGGCTCTGTCGCCAGGCTGCGGCAGCTGGTGGTCGACGGTGCGGTGTCCAGCGAGGCGTTCTTTCGTGCCTTCGAGGCCGGTGCGCCGATCCTGGAGCAGAAGGTCGCCGGTTCGGTCCTGACGATCGACCAGCGGCTTGTCAACCTGCAGAACTCGCTGATCGACGCGGCCGGCAGGTTCAACGAATCCACGGCGGCAGCCGAAACGTTCGGCACGGCGATCGACAACACGGCGGCATTCGTCAACAGCATCAACTTCGACAGCCTGATCGCGCAGATATCCGCCGTGATCGCGCAGATGGGCGCGGGCATCGATGCCGCGAATGCCTTCGCTTCCGCAATCGGCCGGATCACCGGGCTTGAAAACATCGGCGCGGCCATAACCGGCGGCACCGGCTACAAGGAATTTCTGGGCGGTGCGCTCACCGTGACCTCATCCAAGGGCATCGAAAACCGCATCAACGATGCGTTCGCCGGAGAAATCCAGAAGGCCGGGAAGCTCACCGAAGAAGCCATCCGCAACAGTGTGCTGGGCGAGGGCGGAGCAGCCACGACGAACAAGACTGGCCGGCTTCCGGAAGCGCCTTACGTCACGCCGGTTTCGCTTTCCGATTTCGCGCCGCCTGTTGCCAAAGGCGGCGGCAGCGGAGGAGGCGGTGGCAAAAGCGCCGCCGCCGCCAAACGGCGGGAAGAGGCTGCGGCGCTTCGCGAGGCGGCCAAGGCGGCGAAAGAACTTGAGCGCGCTGAGCGCGAAGCAGAGCGCGCCGCTCAGGACATGGGGAGCGCGATCGGTGACGCTGTTGGCGGCATCATCAGTGCTCTTTCCGACGGCAAGCTCGAGGCGAAGGAACTGCTTGGCATCGTCGCGCAGATCGCGACGCAACTTCTGAGCATGAACGGCGGCGGCGGCTTCGCCGGCGGCTTTTTGTCCAGCATCCTCGGCAGCGTATTCCACGAAGGCGGCGTGGTCGGATCCGGCGGAAGCAAGCGCAGCGTGCATCCGGCGACTTTCGCCGGCGCACCGCGATATCATTCCGGCGGCGTTGCCGGACTCCGTCCCGGCGAGGTTCCGGCCATCCTTCAACGCGGCGAGATCGTGATCCCCAAGGGGCGCGCCCAAGCGCAATCCGCCGGTCAGTCGATCATGATCCACGCGCCGATCAACGCGCCGGGCGCCGACGCTGCGGCACTCGCTCGCGTCGAGAGGTCGGTGAAGGAACTCGGAAAGAACATCCCGAAAATGGTCGACACGCGCACGGATACCCGCAAGATCCGCAAGGTTCGCGCCTGA
- a CDS encoding transcriptional regulator, which translates to MAIFSEADLDRLAGPHVARAWFLEMDLPAGLTRLHSGTGRKTVGGFEWRGVTDPIGGQLVSLSGIEEPRFGQAVAVSVTLSGANADFFKSVHTDARAIEGKRADLYWATFDGETGEVLIGLKKLFPGKITSPSLQWQGIGLRTVSITIESIWSSQNYAVGGKWNGADQRRRYPGDKGLDFVGVKVSENWSA; encoded by the coding sequence GTGGCGATCTTTTCGGAAGCCGATCTTGACCGCCTGGCGGGGCCGCATGTCGCCCGGGCGTGGTTCCTCGAAATGGACCTGCCGGCCGGGCTGACCAGGCTGCACAGCGGCACCGGGCGCAAGACGGTCGGCGGCTTCGAGTGGCGCGGGGTCACGGACCCGATTGGGGGGCAGCTGGTCTCTCTGTCCGGGATAGAGGAGCCGCGGTTCGGCCAGGCGGTGGCGGTCAGCGTGACACTTTCGGGCGCAAACGCCGACTTCTTCAAGTCCGTGCACACCGATGCGCGGGCGATCGAGGGCAAGCGCGCCGATCTCTACTGGGCGACGTTCGATGGTGAGACCGGTGAAGTGCTGATCGGACTGAAGAAGCTGTTTCCGGGCAAGATCACCTCGCCGTCGCTGCAATGGCAGGGGATCGGGCTTCGCACCGTGTCCATCACGATCGAAAGCATCTGGTCGAGCCAGAACTATGCCGTGGGCGGCAAGTGGAACGGTGCTGACCAGCGCCGCCGCTATCCCGGTGACAAGGGCCTCGATTTCGTAGGGGTCAAAGTTTCGGAGAACTGGTCAGCATGA